One Mesorhizobium loti genomic window carries:
- a CDS encoding Putative collagen triple helix repeat protein, translated as MRLVPQAQLARPDRRAIPGPKGATGATGATGSTGSTGPKGDTGPKGATGATGATGSTGSTGPKGDTGPKGATGATGATGSTGSTGPKGDTGPKGATGATGATGSTGATGPKGDTGPKGATGPTGPTGPTGPSSGHNDSIAPSTTTLATTTQTTTKVTSDSLGLKDTGQFLQSGSTGNGSGGLPSLHHLIGLAAGSVTTDLLNILNTIKGFSHQQNQPSGASTDQTLDATKHGTGYASTDHTAKTTLKDLLKPHE; from the coding sequence GTGCGACTGGTGCCACAGGCTCAACTGGCTCGACCGGACCGAAGGGCGATACCTGGACCCAAGGGCGCCACAGGTGCCACTGGCGCAACCGGCTCAACCGGCTCGACCGGACCGAAGGGCGACACCGGACCCAAGGGTGCCACGGGTGCAACCGGCGCCACGGGCTCGACCGGTTCGACCGGACCGAAGGGCGATACCGGACCCAAGGGCGCGACCGGTGCCACCGGCGCAACCGGCTCGACTGGCTCGACCGGACCGAAGGGCGATACCGGACCCAAGGGTGCCACGGGTGCAACCGGCGCCACTGGTTCAACCGGAGCAACCGGACCGAAGGGCGACACTGGGCCGAAGGGCGCCACGGGTCCGACCGGCCCAACCGGTCCGACTGGACCCTCGAGCGGTCACAACGACTCGATCGCTCCGTCGACCACGACCCTGGCAACGACGACCCAGACGACCACCAAAGTCACATCCGACTCGCTCGGCTTGAAGGACACCGGGCAATTCCTGCAGTCGGGCTCGACCGGCAATGGCAGCGGCGGCCTGCCGTCGCTACACCACCTGATCGGCCTGGCGGCCGGTTCGGTGACGACCGATCTCCTGAATATCCTCAATACGATCAAGGGATTTAGTCACCAACAGAACCAGCCGTCCGGCGCGAGTACGGACCAGACCTTGGATGCGACCAAGCACGGTACCGGCTATGCCAGTACGGACCACACCGCCAAGACGACTCTGAAGGATCTTCTGAAGCCGCATGAGTGA
- a CDS encoding Hypothetical glycine-rich protein → MTGVGTVNQVLSRVPRGVVPRFDGCQIHPLPGAATGRPNARTDAPQAGASEILFVDPSVSDLGTILRNLRPEVEAIQLDARRPAARQMALALEGRDGLDAVHVIAHGAPGRVNFAAGEWSAETLDDDDGVDLAAIGQALGGFGELLLWSCNAGAGAAGTNFIDALSRATGTPVAAANDLVGSPALGGDWKLNIQTKDAAARPPLTRGGIMSYAAVLAVPLTSTGQGERLTVFGQWAAGTAAGTYFIVLNDGGTLNIIGQFIVPTNFGGTFAISEALPAGRYIVGPGAPGPNTIAVYNGSWSSTGKNAGTWSVGDFNPAITASLNNIGDATPNQSGRGTAR, encoded by the coding sequence GTGACGGGAGTGGGTACTGTGAATCAAGTGTTGTCGCGTGTGCCCCGTGGCGTTGTGCCCCGGTTCGATGGGTGCCAAATTCATCCGCTGCCGGGCGCGGCAACTGGTCGCCCGAACGCACGGACCGATGCGCCCCAGGCTGGCGCTTCAGAAATCCTTTTCGTCGATCCCTCGGTGTCCGATCTCGGCACGATCCTGCGAAACCTGAGGCCGGAGGTCGAGGCGATCCAGCTCGACGCCAGGCGCCCGGCCGCGCGCCAGATGGCGCTGGCGCTCGAAGGCCGCGACGGCCTCGACGCGGTGCACGTCATCGCCCACGGCGCGCCTGGCCGCGTGAACTTCGCGGCGGGCGAATGGTCGGCCGAGACGCTCGACGACGACGACGGGGTCGATCTCGCCGCGATCGGCCAGGCGCTGGGCGGATTTGGCGAGCTGCTTTTGTGGAGCTGCAACGCCGGCGCTGGTGCGGCCGGAACGAATTTCATCGACGCGCTGTCGCGCGCGACGGGAACGCCGGTTGCGGCGGCGAACGACCTGGTTGGGTCGCCGGCGCTTGGCGGCGACTGGAAACTGAACATTCAAACAAAGGACGCAGCGGCGCGGCCGCCGCTAACCCGGGGGGGCATCATGAGCTACGCAGCAGTTCTGGCTGTGCCATTGACGTCGACAGGCCAAGGCGAACGGCTCACTGTGTTTGGGCAGTGGGCGGCCGGCACGGCGGCTGGAACGTATTTCATAGTTCTCAATGATGGGGGTACGCTGAATATAATCGGGCAATTTATTGTTCCGACAAATTTCGGCGGGACTTTTGCGATCTCCGAGGCTCTTCCCGCTGGACGGTACATTGTAGGTCCGGGCGCTCCAGGTCCGAATACCATCGCTGTCTACAATGGCAGTTGGAGTTCGACAGGCAAAAATGCCGGGACATGGTCCGTCGGCGATTTCAATCCGGCGATAACGGCATCCCTTAACAACATAGGCGACGCCACCCCCAATCAATCTGGCCGGGGGACAGCAAGATGA
- a CDS encoding Predicted protein, with translation MLQSSPWHRYRRLHLWRRLLRSNLLRRYRRSRRLLRLLQSSLWHPYRRSRLWRRLLPSSPWHPYRQSRLWRRSNPWPPYRRSHLWLRLLRSSRWHPYRRSHPWRRSLRSSRWHPYRRSHLWRRLLRSSRWHPYRRSRLWYRLLQSSLWLRYRRSHPWRRLLQSSLWRRWRQSNPWHLYRRSRLWHRLLRSNLWRPYHQLRLWRR, from the coding sequence TTGCTCCAGTCGAGCCCGTGGCACCGGTATCGCCGGTTGCACCTGTGGCGCCGGTTGCTCCGGTCGAACCTGTTGCGCCGGTATCGCCGGTCGCGCCGGTTGCTCCGGTTGCTCCAGTCGAGCCTGTGGCACCCGTATCGCCGGTCGCGCCTGTGGCGCCGGTTGCTCCCGTCGAGCCCGTGGCACCCGTATCGCCAGTCGCGCCTGTGGCGCCGGTCGAACCCGTGGCCCCCGTATCGCCGGTCGCACCTGTGGCTCCGGTTGCTCCGGTCGAGCCGGTGGCACCCGTATCGCCGGTCGCACCCGTGGCGCCGGTCGCTCCGGTCGAGCCGGTGGCACCCGTATCGCCGGTCGCACCTGTGGCGCCGGTTGCTCCGGTCGAGCCGGTGGCACCCGTATCGCCGGTCGCGCCTGTGGTACCGGTTGCTCCAGTCGAGCCTGTGGCTCCGGTATCGCCGGTCGCACCCGTGGCGCCGGTTGCTCCAGTCGAGCCTGTGGCGCCGGTGGCGCCAGTCGAACCCGTGGCACCTGTATCGCCGGTCGCGCCTGTGGCACCGGTTGCTCCGGTCGAACCTGTGGCGCCCGTATCACCAGTTGCGCCTGTGGCGCCGGTAG
- a CDS encoding Predicted protein encodes MSLWLRLLRSSRWHPYHRSRLWLRLLRSSLWRLYRRWHLWHRLRQSSLWRPYRRSRLWRRLLPSSPWHPYRQSRLWRRSNPWRRYHQSHLWLRLLPSSLWRPYRRLRPWLRSRRSSLWRPYRRSHLWLRLLQSSLWLRYRRSHPWRLYRRSRLWLRLLRSNPWRPYRQSNLSLRYRQLRRWHRLLQSSLWRLYRRSRLWRPLLRSSLWRRWRQSNPWHRLLQSSLWRLYRRSHLWLRLRRSNPWHPYRRSRQWLQLLQSSR; translated from the coding sequence TTGAGCCTGTGGCTCCGGTTGCTCCGGTCGAGCCGGTGGCACCCGTATCACCGGTCGCGCCTGTGGCTCCGGTTGCTCCGGTCGAGCCTGTGGCGCCTGTATCGCCGGTGGCACCTGTGGCACCGGTTGCGCCAGTCGAGCCTGTGGCGCCCGTATCGCCGGTCGCGCCTGTGGCGCCGGTTGCTCCCGTCGAGCCCGTGGCACCCGTATCGCCAGTCGCGCCTGTGGCGCCGGTCGAACCCGTGGCGCCGGTATCACCAGTCGCACCTGTGGCTCCGGTTGCTCCCGTCGAGCCTGTGGCGCCCGTATCGCCGGTTGCGCCCGTGGCTCCGGTCGCGCCGGTCGAGCCTGTGGCGCCCGTATCGCCGGTCGCACCTGTGGCTCCGGTTGCTCCAGTCGAGCCTGTGGCTCCGGTATCGCCGGTCGCACCCGTGGCGCCTGTATCGCCGGTCGCGCCTGTGGCTCCGGTTGCTCCGGTCGAACCCGTGGCGCCCGTATCGCCAGTCGAACCTGTCGCTCCGGTATCGCCAGTTGCGCCGGTGGCACCGGTTGCTCCAGTCGAGCCTGTGGCGCCTGTATCGCCGGTCGCGCCTGTGGCGCCCGTTGCTCCGGTCGAGCCTGTGGCGCCGGTGGCGCCAGTCGAACCCGTGGCACCGGTTGCTCCAGTCGAGCCTGTGGCGCCTGTATCGCCGGTCGCACCTGTGGCTCCGGTTGCGCCGGTCGAACCCGTGGCACCCGTATCGCCGGTCGCGCCAGTGGCTCCAGTTGCTCCAGTCGAGCCGGTAG